Proteins encoded within one genomic window of Chlorobaculum sp. MV4-Y:
- the dnaG gene encoding DNA primase produces MIDEVRQSTDIVDVVSDYVRLHPSGRHFKALSPFTQEKTPSFIVSPDKQLYKCFSSGKGGNVFTFVMEMEKVTFPEAVEMLAKRAGIDIGKYQQQKAKEEDKRQASQFDTLRWAARLFHSTLQSEVGGAALAYLTGKRGLEPGTIRRFGLGFAPESWVHLLHAAERDGAPVEHLVSLGLLTRHPKRNTLYDTFRNRVIFPILTIGGQVAGFGGRTLSNDPETPKYINSPESATFEKSKLLYGMHAAKNEIRRQETAILVEGYMDVIAMHQAGFTNTVASCGTALTRYQAKILKRYTSRVLFLYDGDNAGKKSMLAGIDILLAEGLTPWVVMLPGAEDPDSFIRNYGKDAFLGELESEKSSFQDFQLRCYQDAGWMESPDTASKAISAMTRSVALIADPVQKELYIDELSRKLGLSRQTLREVMAASDTGRTSREPRQRRDEQAPQPPARRAPLSVTERTFLEALLESTFYGNEVLDFAASHESMFHLEHPDAQAIFGHLVRRFREMDDRDGHLDITSEISSIGMEEASNLAFDILFRLPVNETTRLTPAELEQHARRCLSHFLVAVKTLVLEPLQKEKQRIIAQLQSAAGTHEQERLSRELLEHNKQFRAMEQEVDESIRGILGE; encoded by the coding sequence ATGATTGATGAGGTCCGCCAGAGTACGGACATTGTTGACGTGGTGTCGGATTATGTCAGGCTGCACCCCTCAGGCCGCCATTTCAAGGCGCTCTCGCCCTTCACGCAGGAGAAGACCCCGTCGTTCATCGTCTCGCCCGACAAGCAGCTTTACAAGTGCTTTTCGAGCGGCAAGGGCGGCAACGTCTTCACCTTCGTCATGGAGATGGAGAAGGTGACCTTCCCCGAGGCAGTGGAGATGCTGGCCAAACGCGCGGGAATCGACATCGGCAAATACCAGCAACAGAAGGCCAAAGAAGAGGATAAACGGCAGGCCAGCCAGTTCGACACGCTGCGCTGGGCGGCACGGCTGTTCCACAGCACGCTGCAAAGCGAGGTCGGAGGCGCTGCGCTCGCCTACCTCACCGGCAAGCGGGGACTCGAACCCGGCACAATCCGCCGCTTCGGCCTCGGTTTCGCGCCCGAGTCGTGGGTTCACCTGCTCCATGCGGCGGAGCGGGACGGTGCGCCAGTCGAGCATCTCGTCAGCCTCGGGCTGCTGACGCGCCACCCCAAGCGCAACACGCTGTACGACACCTTCCGCAATCGCGTCATCTTTCCGATTCTGACCATCGGCGGGCAGGTGGCGGGCTTCGGCGGGCGGACGCTGTCGAACGATCCCGAAACGCCCAAGTACATCAACTCACCGGAGAGCGCCACTTTCGAGAAGTCGAAGCTGCTCTACGGAATGCACGCCGCCAAGAACGAAATCCGGCGGCAGGAGACGGCCATTCTCGTCGAAGGGTATATGGATGTGATCGCCATGCACCAGGCGGGCTTCACCAACACGGTCGCCTCATGCGGCACCGCACTCACCCGCTACCAGGCGAAAATCCTGAAGCGCTACACCTCCCGCGTGCTCTTCCTCTACGATGGCGACAACGCGGGCAAAAAATCGATGCTCGCCGGCATCGACATTCTGCTTGCCGAGGGGCTGACGCCGTGGGTGGTGATGCTGCCCGGCGCGGAAGACCCGGACAGCTTTATCCGCAACTATGGCAAGGATGCGTTCCTTGGCGAGCTGGAGAGCGAAAAAAGCTCGTTTCAGGATTTCCAGCTCCGCTGCTATCAGGATGCCGGATGGATGGAGAGCCCCGACACCGCCTCAAAAGCGATTTCTGCCATGACGCGGAGCGTTGCGCTCATCGCCGATCCGGTGCAGAAGGAGCTGTACATCGACGAGCTGTCCAGAAAGCTCGGTCTCAGCCGCCAGACGCTTCGCGAGGTGATGGCCGCGAGCGACACTGGGCGCACATCGCGCGAACCGCGCCAGCGCCGCGACGAACAAGCTCCTCAGCCGCCCGCGCGGCGAGCACCGCTCTCCGTGACGGAGCGCACCTTCCTCGAAGCGCTGCTCGAAAGCACCTTCTACGGCAACGAAGTGCTCGACTTCGCCGCCTCGCATGAATCGATGTTCCACCTCGAACACCCCGACGCGCAAGCGATCTTTGGCCATCTGGTCAGGCGATTCCGCGAAATGGATGACCGCGACGGCCACCTCGACATCACCTCCGAGATCAGCTCCATCGGCATGGAGGAAGCAAGCAACCTCGCCTTCGACATCCTCTTCCGCCTGCCGGTAAACGAAACTACGCGCCTGACCCCCGCCGAACTCGAACAGCACGCCCGCCGCTGCCTCTCTCACTTCCTCGTGGCAGTCAAAACGCTCGTTCTCGAACCATTGCAAAAAGAGAAACAGAGAATTATCGCACAACTCCAGTCAGCCGCCGGCACGCACGAACAGGAACGTTTGTCAAGAGAGCTTCTCGAACACAACAAACAATTTCGCGCGATGGAGCAGGAGGTTGACGAGTCAATCAGGGGGATATTGGGAGAATAA
- a CDS encoding MotA/TolQ/ExbB proton channel family protein, which yields MKQGFFTAILIVVTYAVSLGFYVWMGTTPPESMFHAVWKGGPIVSVLMALILMVIAYIVERIVALNKASGKGSITEFVQSLKQDVDSGSIDQAISRCDDHQSSLSAVLRAVLDRYKMLAAHNVTDREKRISEMQKAVEEATVMEMPLLEKNLVAISTIASISTMVGLLGTTLGMIRAFAAMATSGAPDAVQLSLGISEALFNTALGILGGIMGIVTYNVFTSRVDHFSYQIDEAAFYIIQTLGSSKS from the coding sequence ATGAAGCAGGGATTTTTTACGGCGATACTGATTGTGGTGACCTACGCGGTATCCCTCGGTTTTTATGTCTGGATGGGCACGACGCCACCGGAATCCATGTTCCACGCTGTTTGGAAAGGCGGACCGATCGTGTCGGTGCTGATGGCGCTTATCCTGATGGTCATCGCCTACATCGTCGAGCGGATCGTCGCGCTGAACAAGGCCTCCGGCAAAGGCTCCATCACGGAGTTCGTGCAGAGCCTCAAGCAGGATGTCGATTCGGGCTCCATCGACCAGGCGATCTCCCGCTGCGATGACCACCAGAGCTCCCTCTCCGCTGTGCTCCGTGCGGTGCTCGACCGCTACAAAATGCTCGCCGCGCACAACGTGACCGATCGCGAGAAGCGCATCAGCGAGATGCAGAAGGCGGTCGAGGAGGCAACCGTCATGGAGATGCCGTTGCTCGAAAAGAACCTCGTTGCCATCTCGACCATCGCTTCGATCTCGACGATGGTCGGCCTGCTCGGCACCACGCTCGGCATGATCCGCGCCTTCGCGGCCATGGCCACCAGCGGCGCTCCCGACGCGGTGCAGCTTTCGCTCGGCATCTCCGAGGCGCTCTTCAACACGGCGCTCGGCATCCTCGGCGGCATCATGGGCATCGTGACCTACAACGTCTTCACCAGCCGCGTTGACCACTTCAGCTACCAGATTGATGAGGCAGCTTTTTATATCATCCAGACCCTCGGCAGCAGTAAATCCTGA
- a CDS encoding ExbD/TolR family protein, which yields MSKIKAKRVGFRLDMTPMVDVAFLLLTFFMLTTKFRPPEAVTIDLPSSHSNMKLPESDVLTVTVAKDNSIYMGVSSQRTRERLFDTVIRPKLENAGASKAAVADSLGKFRLDDSFKIEKEELARYIMMSRFADQRLRPVIRADNKADYEAVHYVIRVFKKMNLLNFNLVTVLEKEVR from the coding sequence ATGTCCAAAATCAAGGCAAAAAGGGTAGGGTTCCGGCTCGACATGACGCCGATGGTCGATGTGGCATTTCTGCTGCTGACCTTCTTCATGCTGACCACCAAGTTCCGTCCGCCGGAAGCGGTGACGATCGACCTGCCGTCGTCCCACTCAAACATGAAGCTGCCGGAGTCCGACGTGCTGACCGTGACCGTCGCGAAGGACAACTCGATCTACATGGGCGTCTCGTCGCAGCGCACCAGAGAGCGGCTTTTCGATACGGTCATCAGACCGAAGCTTGAAAATGCAGGCGCCTCCAAAGCGGCGGTGGCCGATTCGCTCGGTAAGTTCAGGCTCGACGACAGTTTTAAAATCGAAAAGGAAGAGCTTGCCCGCTACATCATGATGTCGCGTTTTGCCGACCAGCGGCTCAGGCCGGTGATCCGGGCGGACAACAAGGCCGATTACGAGGCGGTCCACTATGTCATCAGGGTGTTCAAGAAGATGAACCTGCTCAACTTCAACCTTGTGACCGTTCTCGAAAAGGAGGTGCGCTGA
- a CDS encoding ExbD/TolR family protein translates to MGMVDSPGERRSSKRGKRQRKRLGFKLDMTPMVDVAFLLLTFFMLTTTFAKSNTMEINIPPETGEVSVAELNVMTLRVPGDGFAYWSLGEAAPRRVPLYDSNDDHASLGSELRQVLRQETGRNRKMVIVVRISGKAKYKSLVDIIDEFNLMKIDRFSLDDFTPQDEAEIRKALAMR, encoded by the coding sequence ATGGGTATGGTCGATTCCCCCGGTGAGCGGCGCAGCTCCAAGCGGGGCAAGCGCCAGCGCAAACGGCTCGGTTTCAAACTCGACATGACGCCGATGGTGGACGTGGCGTTCCTGCTGCTGACCTTTTTCATGCTGACGACGACTTTTGCCAAGTCGAACACGATGGAGATCAACATTCCGCCGGAGACGGGCGAGGTTTCCGTGGCGGAGCTGAACGTGATGACGCTCAGGGTGCCCGGTGACGGCTTCGCCTACTGGTCGCTCGGCGAGGCGGCTCCACGCCGCGTGCCGCTCTACGACAGCAACGACGACCATGCATCGCTTGGCAGCGAGCTGCGCCAGGTGTTGCGTCAGGAGACCGGAAGAAACCGGAAGATGGTGATCGTCGTCAGGATCAGCGGCAAGGCGAAGTACAAATCGCTGGTCGATATCATCGACGAGTTCAACCTGATGAAGATTGACCGGTTCAGCCTCGACGATTTTACCCCGCAAGACGAGGCGGAAATCCGGAAAGCCTTGGCCATGCGCTGA
- a CDS encoding energy transducer TonB yields the protein MSSKLQTVHEEVARKAQRWTFREQFLDTDRLRRINYGNLALRREAHLFLTHGVVVAVVLLSLFWLVSANWNRVMGLFGGSSDKQVAVQCYEIVTNVTQLPPPPPIAPEPPKAKAAAAPVDAPKVGKIRKVAEAPPDQTFATQKEIKQAITQGPASQDGGGGSGSCDTVVEFVNCQNPPTVVSTPRLIYPEMARIAGLEGRVFVRVLISEEGKPMKAEIVKRIPGDQTVFDKEAIRIAMETKYTAGVQNGRRVRVWMTIPVRFTLHEG from the coding sequence GTGTCGTCAAAGTTACAAACAGTGCATGAAGAGGTGGCCAGGAAGGCCCAGCGGTGGACTTTCCGCGAGCAGTTCCTCGATACCGACCGTCTGAGGCGGATTAACTACGGTAATCTCGCCCTGCGGCGCGAGGCGCATCTGTTTCTGACTCATGGCGTGGTCGTGGCTGTGGTGCTCCTGTCGCTCTTCTGGCTTGTCAGCGCAAACTGGAACCGCGTCATGGGGCTGTTTGGCGGCAGTTCGGACAAGCAGGTAGCGGTTCAGTGCTACGAGATTGTCACCAACGTGACGCAGTTGCCGCCTCCGCCGCCAATTGCGCCCGAGCCGCCGAAGGCGAAGGCGGCTGCCGCGCCGGTGGACGCGCCGAAGGTGGGCAAGATCAGGAAGGTGGCCGAAGCGCCACCGGATCAGACCTTCGCGACGCAGAAGGAGATCAAGCAGGCGATCACGCAAGGCCCAGCCTCACAGGATGGCGGTGGTGGGTCGGGTTCGTGCGACACGGTCGTGGAGTTCGTGAACTGCCAGAATCCGCCGACGGTGGTCAGCACGCCGAGGCTCATCTACCCCGAAATGGCGAGGATCGCCGGTCTTGAAGGCCGGGTTTTCGTGCGCGTACTCATCAGCGAAGAGGGAAAGCCGATGAAAGCCGAGATCGTCAAACGCATTCCGGGCGACCAGACGGTGTTCGACAAGGAGGCTATCCGTATTGCGATGGAGACGAAGTACACGGCTGGAGTCCAGAACGGCAGAAGGGTGCGGGTCTGGATGACCATTCCGGTGCGCTTCACGCTGCATGAAGGGTAG
- a CDS encoding helix-turn-helix domain-containing protein, translating to MGFKIELDKRGYVKKRESFDLEFKQNFQGGDNLLKYIKSLVGMSNNKGGSIIYGIKDKPHILLGMTNNKYRDTDPATIDRLIREYFSQELIWNSVILEFNGKEFAEISVKEAENKPIICKKTKIE from the coding sequence ATGGGATTCAAAATTGAACTAGATAAAAGGGGTTATGTAAAAAAGAGAGAGAGTTTTGATCTCGAATTCAAACAGAATTTTCAAGGCGGAGACAATCTTTTAAAATATATAAAATCCCTTGTCGGAATGTCGAATAATAAAGGCGGATCTATTATTTATGGAATTAAAGACAAACCGCACATTCTGCTTGGAATGACGAACAATAAATACAGAGACACAGACCCAGCAACAATTGACAGGCTTATTCGCGAATACTTCTCACAGGAATTAATTTGGAATTCAGTAATATTGGAATTCAATGGAAAAGAATTTGCTGAAATATCAGTAAAAGAAGCAGAAAACAAACCAATCATTTGTAAAAAAACAAAGATTGAATAA
- the frr gene encoding ribosome recycling factor, which yields MTVRDVIQKIEPRMKKTIEAFQHELASIRTGKATTALLDRVKVEAYGSQMPLKQVGNVGVLDVHTLTVQVWDKSMVGATERAIRDAGLGLNPSADGQNIRISIPPLTEERRKEFVKLTKKFGEDAKVSLRNHRRDLIHEVEKLEKEKLIGEDELKRGKKDADDLLHKYEKQITDLIAQKEKEIMEV from the coding sequence ATGACTGTCAGGGACGTTATCCAGAAAATCGAGCCTCGCATGAAGAAAACCATCGAGGCTTTCCAGCACGAACTTGCTTCGATCAGAACCGGCAAGGCCACCACGGCCTTGCTCGACCGGGTCAAGGTTGAGGCTTACGGGTCGCAGATGCCGCTTAAGCAGGTGGGCAACGTCGGCGTGCTCGACGTGCACACTCTTACGGTGCAGGTCTGGGACAAGTCGATGGTCGGCGCAACCGAACGCGCGATCCGTGACGCTGGTCTCGGCCTGAATCCGTCAGCCGACGGCCAGAATATCCGCATCAGCATTCCGCCGCTCACCGAGGAGCGCCGCAAGGAGTTCGTGAAGCTCACCAAAAAGTTCGGCGAGGATGCGAAGGTTTCGCTGCGCAACCACCGCCGCGACCTGATCCACGAAGTCGAAAAGCTTGAAAAAGAGAAGCTTATCGGTGAGGACGAGTTGAAACGTGGCAAGAAGGACGCCGACGATCTGTTGCACAAGTACGAAAAGCAGATCACCGATCTGATCGCCCAGAAGGAAAAGGAGATCATGGAGGTCTGA
- the rpmE gene encoding 50S ribosomal protein L31 — MKPEIHPKYTKVTVNCANCGTTFETRSTRNNIKVDICSKCHPFYTGKQVLVDTAGRVDRFNKRFAKAAPKASAQ, encoded by the coding sequence ATGAAACCAGAGATTCACCCAAAGTATACGAAAGTTACCGTCAACTGCGCGAACTGCGGCACCACCTTCGAAACCCGCTCTACCAGGAACAACATCAAGGTCGATATTTGCAGCAAGTGCCATCCTTTCTACACCGGCAAGCAGGTGCTCGTCGATACCGCTGGCCGCGTCGATCGTTTTAACAAGCGCTTCGCCAAAGCTGCTCCCAAAGCCAGCGCCCAGTAA